TGCCGGCCATTGGCGCCCATAAACAGAATATCACCCTAAAAAAAGGGCAACAGCTGTTTAAGGAAGGCGACGATGTAAACGGCATATACTTTATGTATCAAGGCGTGGTAAAAGTGCACAAACAATGGGACCAGGAGAAAGACCTGATCCTGCGATTTGCCAAACAAGGTGATATATTGGGTCATTTAGGTTTGGGCGATACATCCACCTACCCAGTCTCGGCAACAGCTATTGAACCGGGGATTGTTTGTTATGTTAAGATGGATTTCTTTGAATCATCATTAAATGTAAACAGCCAGCTTACGTACAAGCTCATGAAGTTTTTTGCTAATGAACTGCAGGAGTCGGAAAAACGGATGCGTAACCTGGCACATATGCCGGTAAAGGAACGCATCGCCCAGGCTTTGCTGTCCCTGCGTAACCAGTTTGGTTTAAATGAAGATGGCTATGTAAATATTGAACTTACCCGGCAGGATATCTCCTCTTATGCCAGCGTGGTATATGAAACTTTTTTCAAGGTAACACAGGAGTTTATACAAAACAAGCTCATCACCCTGGATGGCAAAAGCTTTAAACTCCTGAACGAGGATGCCCTGAAAGAAATGACTTTGGGAAGGAAGAGATAGCAGCTAGATCTTACTGATTTGAATATCTTAAACGCTTGCTCCAAATTTATACCTAAATTGCAGCCGGGAGGTTTTCATTGAGTAAATACAGTAAATTAAAACGTTTTCATAACTTTTTTAAGTTTCAGCGCGATTTCAGGGCCAACAGTGTTCAAAAGGTCAGGAGCTACGAAATAGTGCTGCTCTGGGTGCGCAATTATCTTTCGCACAGCCATTTTCTGATACTATCGGGTATCCTGGTGGGTTGTACCGCTGGTTTGGCGGGGGTAGTTTTAAAAATGCTGGTGCATTATATCCATTACCTTATTACCTCTAAATTTCAGTTTGAAGAGCAGGTTATTTTTTATGTAGTATTCCCCTTGCTGGGTATCGTGCTCACCACATTGGTAGTATTATACATTTACCGGGGTAACGATCGTAAAGGTATTCCGGCTATACTGTATGAAATTGCGCAGAACTCCAGCCTGGTATCACCGGTAAAAATGTACTCACAGATAGTGCAAAGTGCCATTACGGTAGGTCTGGGTGGTTCAGCTGGTTTGGAAAGTCCTATTGCGGTGACGGGCTCGGCCATTGGCTCCAACTTTGCCAAAACCTACAAATTAGATTATAAAGACCGCACCTTATTACTAGCTGCAGGTGCCACAGCGGGTATAGCTTCAGCCTTCAACGCCCCTATTGCAGGTATGATGTTTGCTTTTGAAATATTGCTTACCGGTGTGGTTTTTACTGATTTTATACCCCTGGTTGTTGCCGCCGTTTGTGGCAGTTTGGTATCCAGGATCATTTTAAATGAGGAGGCTTTGTTTCAATTTACATCAAGACAGGCTTTTAACTATAAAAATATACCATTTTATATTGTATTGGGTATTGCCTGTGGTTTGTATGCCCGTTACTTTGTGGTGATATCACAATGGGTGGAGCATCAGTTTAAGCACATTAAAAGGAGCAGGTTGCAAAAGGCCATCATAGCCGGGTTACTATTATCAATCCTCTGCGTGCTGTTCCCTCCTTTATTTGGCGAAGGTTATTCGACCATTAAGGTGCTGGCTACCGGGAAGATAGAATCAGTAGTAGCGGTTAGCTTTTTTAAATATTTCACTTTTCATGAGTGGTTTATTTTGTTGTTCCTGGGTTTTATTTGCCTTTTAAAAGCCTTTGCCACATCTATCACTATTTATGGTGGTGGTAATGGTGGTAATTTCGCCCCATCGTTATTTGCCGGCGGTACGCTGGGTTATTTTATAGCAGTAGTATGCACCCAGATGGGTATCCCGAATGTGCCTACAACCAATATGGTTATTGTGGGAATGGCCGGGGTAATGAGCGGAGTATTATACGCGCCGCTTACGGCTATATTTCTGATCGCTGAGTCAAGTTCGGGATATGATCTTTTCCTGCCGTTGATGATTGTTTCGGTGGTATCATTTCTCATTGCTAAACGATTTTCGGCTATATCTCCCGACTTAAAACAGCTGGCCGAAGAAGGCAAGATATTTACCCGTGAGCACGATCAAAATCTGCTCCTGCTATTGCATACCCCCGACCTGATTGATCATGATATACAGGAAATCAGCATCTATGCCTCATTTACTGAATTGATTGAACTGATAAGTGTAGGTAAGAAAAACTTTATTGCCGTAACTAACGATGATCACATACTGGAAGGCATCATCCGGTTAGATGATATCAGACCAGTAATGTTCAATAAGGATATGTATGATGAATTGAACGTACAAAAAGTAATGGTTACCCCTCCGGCTATTATTAACGCGGAAGATGATGTACGGGAAATTGTCAAAAAATTTGATGAAACCAATACCTGGAACCTGCCGGTGGTTGATCAGCACAAATTTGTAGGCTTTATATCTAAATCAAGCGTACTGAACCGTTACCGGCAATTGCTTAAGGAATACTCCGGATAAAAATCAGTTATCACTATGAATAAACTAAACGCAGCCTTTGAGCAATTTGATGCCTACAACCAGAACGATCCAAATACTTTTGCCTGGGAGGGCAAAAGCTATCCGCAGGAATACTTTCTGGCTATTGAACTGTACAACTGGGTAAATAAATTAAATGCTGATGCCAGTGAAGAGTTGTTACTTGCTTCCAGGAGTCAGCATATCGGTCGCTGGGAAATACCGCGCAATACTTATCCGGAAGGCCGGGAAGCCTATTTAAAATGGCGCAAGGATCTGGCTTTGTATCATGCCGAGAAAACAGCTGCCATTATGGAAAATGTGGGTTACACCACAGAGCAAATTGCCAGGGTGCGGCAGGTCCTGCTCAAGCAGAAGATCAAGGTTGACCATGACGTGCAAACCATGGAAAACGCGCTCTGCCTGGTTTTCCTGCAATTTCAATACGAGGATTTTCACCCCAAATATGAGGCTGATAAAGTGATCAATATCCTCAAAAAATCGCTGTTAAAAATGGATGCACACGGTCATCAATTTGCATTAATGCTAAATTATTCCGATCAGGGTTTACATTATATACAGGAGGCCTTGAAGCTGATCAACGGCAATTGATTACTTCGTTGGTTCTTTTCTGTCACCAAATGAAACGGATGAATTTACAAAGTTGATAGTCATATGGGTAAACTGAGTAAACATATCCTGCCCTATATTGCCATTATAATATTGATCGCTAACTTGTGTGGTCTCTAAACTTATCTGTACGTTATTGAATACGGCCTGCTTTTTATCAACAGCAAAAACCAATTGCGGCATCTTTAGGGATTTCATTTTCCTTGCACCGCCGGCACCACCCAAACGCAGGCTATCCTGTTTGGCAGTAGCATCCAGTTTGGTCTTAAATTGTTTATAAAAATTATCACTAAATAAAGTTACCTGGGCACCGGTATCAAATGTAAAAGGCAATGGCTGATCCTGATAGTCCATATATATAACAGGCTGCAGCAGATCAAGCGCTAAATTATGCCGAACTGGTCTTTTGTCAGCCACTAAAGGTATCTGCATAGTGTCTTTATTAATGGTTATTTCTTCCAATGCTTTAATAATAGGTAAGCCAATAATGCCGTTTATTTTATAGGCTCCACCCGCAAAACTTAATGCGCTATCCGGAAATATCAGGAACAACGCATTATTAATTTGCACTTTACCTATATATAATTGTTTGGCTATGCCTAAGTTTACTTTGCTGCTTACACCGTTCATACCACCTTCAATGCGTACTTCGGAGTTTTTAATAACATCCAAATTCAGTTTTTTTGCATAGGTAGCGGTTATGGTTGATATATTGGCGCCGGTATCAAAAATAAACAGATAACTGCTATCCTGTTGTTGTACGGGTATATTCCACAAACCGGCCATATCTTTTTTTACCGGGATAGCCGATGAAGCATGTTTTTGCACCTGCTGAGCAGGAGCAGCTGCAAGTGCGGCCCATATTTTGTTTTCGTCCAACTGATCGGTTAGTTCGCTCGTGCTAAACCAGGTACGGTAATCTTTAACCAATTGTTCGGCAGCTATATGAGCCTCTTTATAATTATTTAATTTAACATAGTTATCATAAGCAATACGATGCAGGTAAAATTGCAATTTACTGTCGCCTGCCGCTATTTTAACGGTAAATATTTTTTTGAGGAGCAAATTGGAAACCTCGGGTTGATTAAACGCGTTGGTCAAAATCGCTTTATAAAGTAGCTTGTCATTTGTCGATAGATTAATCGTGGATAAAACCTGCTCTAATTGCGTATATTGTTTGGTGTATACTAATTCATTAAGCTGCTTTATCTGGGCAGATGCCGGCAATTGAAAAGTAAGTACGATAGCTATGAATATTAAAAGGTATATTGTTTTCATGAAACGGTATGTATTGTTAAGATATTTTCGACCGGATTTTGTTACAAGTCATTGTTTTATATAGATGATGAACTTTTGTAAAAAAGAGCAGACATTTTATAACCATGCGCTTTATAAACAAACAATTAGGTTGTTCAACCCTTTATTGATAAATTAACAAACATGCCTAAGTGGGTTAAAACAACATTAAAAGTATTGGGTGGTATTATAGCATTGGCTGTATTAGCTTTTATAGGCGTTACCGTTTATGTGGTTTATAACAAACAAAAAGTACTTAACCTTATCACCACCGAACTTAATAAAAACCTGAATGGTACACTTAGTATCGGCGGGCTCGATCCTACTTTCTTTAAAGGCTTTCCGGGGGTATCGGTAGCGTTAAAGAATGTTACCCTGAAAGATAAGCTTTGGGCCAGCCACCACCATACCTTGCTGGATGCAAAAGATATTTATGTTTCTGTAGATGCCCGCGCCTTATTTAAAGGCACAGTTAATATTAATAAAATAGAGATCAGTAATGCCAATATCGATCTGTTTACTGATAGTACCGGTTATAGCAATACTGCTATTTTTAAAAGTAACCATCCCAAGAACGCCTCAACTAAAGAAAAAAGCAGTTCGCCAACATTGATAAAACGCTTTGAACTAAGTAATGTTAATTTTGTTGTAGATGACCGTAAAGCATCTAAGTTATTTCATTTTGAGGTACAGGATATTGATGGCAAAATGGACTATCCCCCTACCGGCTGGAAATCTCATCTCCAACTAAGAACATTGGTAAAAAGTTTTTCATTCAACACGCAAAAAGGAAGCTTTTTAAAGGATAAGCTACTCAATGGCCCTTTTGACATCAGTTACGATAACAAAAACAAATTGATAACGGTGGCGCCTAACCAATTAGGAATTGGCGATGATACTTTTACAATAGGTGGTCAGTTTAATTTAGCAAAGGACCCGGTAACTTTTACACTGAACATTGCCGACGATCACATCCTTTGGAAAAGCGCGTCAAATCTACTGGCTGCCAATATTACCAAAAGCTTGCGGATGTTTGATCTGGACGCGCCTATTGCCGTAACTGCGGATTTGAAAGGCAGTTTTGGCGCCGGTGACCCATTAATCTTTGTTACCTGTAAGGTAAAAGATAATACGCTTACTACCCCCGCCGGCCGTCTTAATAATTGCAGCTTCAACGGGGTGTTCAGCAACAATTATATCAATGGCAAAGGTTTAACGGATGAAAACTCTGTTATCAAGCTGTATCATTTTAATGGCAATTACAAGGGTTTGCCATTTACCGTTGATACCGCTTTTGTTAACAATTTGAGTACCCCGGTTGCTACCGGTATATTTCGGTCACAATTTGATGTAGAAAAACTTAATCCCGTTATTGGCGAGCAGAGCCTTAAGTTTACAAAAGGAACTGCCGATATTACCATGGCTTACAAAGCCGACCTGGTAAATTACGAGTTAAACAAGCCTTTGCTGGATGGTGTAGTTAATATCAAAAATGCCGACGTAAGTTATTTACCGCGTAACCTTCATTTTAAAAATACGGGTATTGCACTAAGATTTTATAAGAACGATTTGTATATGAATAATATCCGCTTGCAAACTGGTAATAGCGTGGTAAATATGCAAGGAAAGGTGAGTAATTTTTTAAATCTGTACTACACCGCGCCTGAGAAAATACTGATCGTATGGCAAATAACAAGCCCGCAACTACATATAGCCGAATTTTTAGGCTTCTTGAATGCCCGCCAAAGCGAAGCGCCGGCCAAAACAAAAAATACCAAAGTAAATTTGAACAACAAGCTCAACACGGCATTTGATAAAGGCAAAGCCGAACTGCATTTGCGGGTAGCCAAAGTTTATTATAAAAAGTTTTTAGCCACCGATGCTACTGCCGATCTGCTACTGGATAATAATATTATAAAAGTGCAAAATGTAAGCGTTAAAAACGCGGGTGGGTCATTAAAACTGGCAGGAAACCTTGTTCAAAATGGTAAGGTGAACAACTTTTTGCTCAATACCCAAATTGATAACGTTAATGTAAGCAACTTCTTTGACTCATTTAACGATTTTGGATTGAAGAGCTTTTCATCGAAAAACTTAAGAGGATTTTTATCAGCGCAGGCACATCTTACGGGCGGTATCAACAATGATGGTGACTTGGTGCCTCGGTCGTTAAATGGCACCGCAACCATTGACCTGCAAAAGGGAGCATTGATTAATTTTACCCCCATAACAAGTGTAGGTAGATTCGCGTTCCCGTTCCGCGATCTGAAGAATATTACTTTTTCAAACCTAAAGGGTAGGTTTGATATTGACGGTGATAAAATCAACATCAGCCCAATGCAAATTAACTCCAGCGTGTTGAACATGGATGTAGCCGGTGTATATTCTTTGTCAAAAGGCACCAATATTGCACTTGACATACCGCTCCGTAACCCTAAAAAAGATACGGCTATAGTTGATCAAACTGAACGAAATAAAAAACGCATGAAGGGTATTGTTTTACATATATTAGCTACAGACGGTGATGACGGAAAAATCAAGATAAAGTGGAACAAGAACAGGGCGAAAAAAGAAGAGCCAAACACCGAAACAACTAACTAAATTAAAAAAGAGCATAAAAAAACCGTTATTACATCCCTGCGTCATGTAATTTTGACACAATAATAGCATTTAATTGAGTATCTTTGTGCATCCATTTAAGAGATCATACATTTGATTAAACATTTATTGGTTACTAACACCACGCTTCGTACTGCAATAACAGCATTAGCCAACCCTCGTAACTATCCCGGGTATAGTAAAATTTACAGAAGCAAAGTTTAATTTAATTTATTTTTTAATACCGCCTGGTTAAGTTTAGCCAGACAAAATCTTATCGGACTGTTTATTAGCTTGAAAAAAATCTATTCAAAAAAATGAGACAACTTAAAATATCCCAATCAATTACTAACCGCGAGTCTCAGTCGCTTGAAAAGTATCTGCATGAAATAGGCAAGGTAGATTTAATTAGTGCACAGGAAGAAGTGATCCTGGCGCAAAAGATCCGTGAGGGCGACCAGGCTGCATTAGAGAGGTTAACTAAAACTAACCTCCGCTTTGTAGTATCAGTGGCAAAACAGTACCAAAATCAGGGCCTTACTTTAGGCGACCTTATAAACGAAGGCAACTTAGGTTTAATTAAAGCTGCCAGACGTTTTGACGAAACCAAAGGCTTTAAATTTATTTCATATGCCGTATGGTGGATCCGTCAGTCGATATTATCGGCTGTTGCTGAGCAATCACGTATTGTACGCTTGCCTTTAAACCAAATTGGTTCATTAAGTAAGATACATAAAGCTGCTTCGAAATTAGAGCAGGAATATGAAAGACAGCCAACACCAGAGGAGCTGGCTGAAGACCTGGAAGTATCTGTTGACAAAATTGCCGATTCACTAAGTAATGCCGGCCGTCAAATATCTATGGATGCTCCGTTTATACAGGGTGAAGAAAATACCTTGCTTGATGTATTGCAAAGCACTGATGCCGCGACTGATACAGAATTGATGATGGACTCTCTTTCGCAAGAGATTAAACGTTCATTAAGCATACTTGCCGAGCGCGACCGTGAAGTGATTATTTTATTCTTTGGTTTGGGTGGATATGCCCCTCACTCCTTAGAGGAAATAGGTGAGAAATTTAATCTTACCCGCGAACGCGTACGCCAGTTAAAAGATAAAGCTTTGATGCGTTTACGTCATAACTCCAAGTCAAATCTTTTACAATCGTATTTGAACTAAGTAATTACCGGGCATTAGCCCATGAATAAGAAAGCGGATGGCCAAAACCATTCGCTTTTTTTTATTTATGCCAATTATTGAACATAAAAAAAGCATCCACACAATGTGCAGATGCTTGTACGATTATAATAATAGTTATTTAACCTACTTTTACATTTACCGCATTTAAGCCTTTTTTACCTTGTTCTACATCGTAGGTAACACTGTCGTTTTCACGGATAGTGTCAATAAGGCCTGAGGCATGTACAAAAACTTCGGCACCACCATTACTTGGTGTAATAAATCCAAAACCTTTGCTTTCATTGAAAAATTTTACTGTTCCTTGCATTATATTTTTATTTAATTAAGTAAAGATACGGTTAATAATCAACAATTAACTATAAATAAGGCAATTAAGTTTTTTTACCAGTTTTTAGCGTTAACGGATGATATAAAAATTTACCTGTTAACAAAGCCGTGCAACCTTAGGCTAAGCTGTTTAACTTACTGCTTAGTGTAATAAATACACAACAAATATTCTTTCGTTATTCTAAAGATTTATTGCAAAACTGAATGAATTTATGCCTAGTATTGTTATAATTTAGATTGATTATTAATTGACCCGAACTCTCGCCACCTTCCTGCTTTTTTTACACCTGTTTAATACGGGCGGATATACGGTGCTTAACCAATATTTGGTATACCAATCTGATAAGTTTGTGGCCGATCAGATAAGCAAGGGCAAATACGATATCAATAACCTTGTCGAAATAAAAATAAAACAACACCTGCCCCAAATCCAGGATTGGAAAACCTACGCGCGCGTATCGGGCCAAATTCAGCTAAACGGAGTAGCCTATAACTATGTGAGGCTTAAAATGACCCGCGATACCCTATTTGTACAGTGCATACCCAACTATGAAACCACCAAACTGCTTAATGAGAACATTATATATGCCAAACAGATTAATGATATCCCGGTAAGTAAAAAAGCGCATGAATCATCGGGCAAAAAAACCGGGATGGATAATAAATACAATTTCCCGGTAACCTCTAATATTCTTTTTGCA
This window of the Mucilaginibacter inviolabilis genome carries:
- a CDS encoding Crp/Fnr family transcriptional regulator, with translation MTKATNTCDLSTCFLCRNSLKDWLPAIGAHKQNITLKKGQQLFKEGDDVNGIYFMYQGVVKVHKQWDQEKDLILRFAKQGDILGHLGLGDTSTYPVSATAIEPGIVCYVKMDFFESSLNVNSQLTYKLMKFFANELQESEKRMRNLAHMPVKERIAQALLSLRNQFGLNEDGYVNIELTRQDISSYASVVYETFFKVTQEFIQNKLITLDGKSFKLLNEDALKEMTLGRKR
- a CDS encoding chloride channel protein, which translates into the protein MSKYSKLKRFHNFFKFQRDFRANSVQKVRSYEIVLLWVRNYLSHSHFLILSGILVGCTAGLAGVVLKMLVHYIHYLITSKFQFEEQVIFYVVFPLLGIVLTTLVVLYIYRGNDRKGIPAILYEIAQNSSLVSPVKMYSQIVQSAITVGLGGSAGLESPIAVTGSAIGSNFAKTYKLDYKDRTLLLAAGATAGIASAFNAPIAGMMFAFEILLTGVVFTDFIPLVVAAVCGSLVSRIILNEEALFQFTSRQAFNYKNIPFYIVLGIACGLYARYFVVISQWVEHQFKHIKRSRLQKAIIAGLLLSILCVLFPPLFGEGYSTIKVLATGKIESVVAVSFFKYFTFHEWFILLFLGFICLLKAFATSITIYGGGNGGNFAPSLFAGGTLGYFIAVVCTQMGIPNVPTTNMVIVGMAGVMSGVLYAPLTAIFLIAESSSGYDLFLPLMIVSVVSFLIAKRFSAISPDLKQLAEEGKIFTREHDQNLLLLLHTPDLIDHDIQEISIYASFTELIELISVGKKNFIAVTNDDHILEGIIRLDDIRPVMFNKDMYDELNVQKVMVTPPAIINAEDDVREIVKKFDETNTWNLPVVDQHKFVGFISKSSVLNRYRQLLKEYSG
- a CDS encoding DUF4202 domain-containing protein, encoding MNKLNAAFEQFDAYNQNDPNTFAWEGKSYPQEYFLAIELYNWVNKLNADASEELLLASRSQHIGRWEIPRNTYPEGREAYLKWRKDLALYHAEKTAAIMENVGYTTEQIARVRQVLLKQKIKVDHDVQTMENALCLVFLQFQYEDFHPKYEADKVINILKKSLLKMDAHGHQFALMLNYSDQGLHYIQEALKLINGN
- a CDS encoding pepsin/retropepsin-like aspartic protease family protein, giving the protein MKTIYLLIFIAIVLTFQLPASAQIKQLNELVYTKQYTQLEQVLSTINLSTNDKLLYKAILTNAFNQPEVSNLLLKKIFTVKIAAGDSKLQFYLHRIAYDNYVKLNNYKEAHIAAEQLVKDYRTWFSTSELTDQLDENKIWAALAAAPAQQVQKHASSAIPVKKDMAGLWNIPVQQQDSSYLFIFDTGANISTITATYAKKLNLDVIKNSEVRIEGGMNGVSSKVNLGIAKQLYIGKVQINNALFLIFPDSALSFAGGAYKINGIIGLPIIKALEEITINKDTMQIPLVADKRPVRHNLALDLLQPVIYMDYQDQPLPFTFDTGAQVTLFSDNFYKQFKTKLDATAKQDSLRLGGAGGARKMKSLKMPQLVFAVDKKQAVFNNVQISLETTQVSDQYYNGNIGQDMFTQFTHMTINFVNSSVSFGDRKEPTK
- a CDS encoding AsmA family protein, with amino-acid sequence MPKWVKTTLKVLGGIIALAVLAFIGVTVYVVYNKQKVLNLITTELNKNLNGTLSIGGLDPTFFKGFPGVSVALKNVTLKDKLWASHHHTLLDAKDIYVSVDARALFKGTVNINKIEISNANIDLFTDSTGYSNTAIFKSNHPKNASTKEKSSSPTLIKRFELSNVNFVVDDRKASKLFHFEVQDIDGKMDYPPTGWKSHLQLRTLVKSFSFNTQKGSFLKDKLLNGPFDISYDNKNKLITVAPNQLGIGDDTFTIGGQFNLAKDPVTFTLNIADDHILWKSASNLLAANITKSLRMFDLDAPIAVTADLKGSFGAGDPLIFVTCKVKDNTLTTPAGRLNNCSFNGVFSNNYINGKGLTDENSVIKLYHFNGNYKGLPFTVDTAFVNNLSTPVATGIFRSQFDVEKLNPVIGEQSLKFTKGTADITMAYKADLVNYELNKPLLDGVVNIKNADVSYLPRNLHFKNTGIALRFYKNDLYMNNIRLQTGNSVVNMQGKVSNFLNLYYTAPEKILIVWQITSPQLHIAEFLGFLNARQSEAPAKTKNTKVNLNNKLNTAFDKGKAELHLRVAKVYYKKFLATDATADLLLDNNIIKVQNVSVKNAGGSLKLAGNLVQNGKVNNFLLNTQIDNVNVSNFFDSFNDFGLKSFSSKNLRGFLSAQAHLTGGINNDGDLVPRSLNGTATIDLQKGALINFTPITSVGRFAFPFRDLKNITFSNLKGRFDIDGDKINISPMQINSSVLNMDVAGVYSLSKGTNIALDIPLRNPKKDTAIVDQTERNKKRMKGIVLHILATDGDDGKIKIKWNKNRAKKEEPNTETTN
- a CDS encoding sigma-70 family RNA polymerase sigma factor encodes the protein MRQLKISQSITNRESQSLEKYLHEIGKVDLISAQEEVILAQKIREGDQAALERLTKTNLRFVVSVAKQYQNQGLTLGDLINEGNLGLIKAARRFDETKGFKFISYAVWWIRQSILSAVAEQSRIVRLPLNQIGSLSKIHKAASKLEQEYERQPTPEELAEDLEVSVDKIADSLSNAGRQISMDAPFIQGEENTLLDVLQSTDAATDTELMMDSLSQEIKRSLSILAERDREVIILFFGLGGYAPHSLEEIGEKFNLTRERVRQLKDKALMRLRHNSKSNLLQSYLN
- a CDS encoding cold-shock protein, giving the protein MMQGTVKFFNESKGFGFITPSNGGAEVFVHASGLIDTIRENDSVTYDVEQGKKGLNAVNVKVG